One segment of Streptomyces sp. YIM 121038 DNA contains the following:
- a CDS encoding serine/threonine-protein kinase: MSEAEQTGGARQDQSARLLAGRYRLGDVLGRGGMGTVWRAKDETLGRTVAVKELRFPSSIDDEEKRRLITRTLREAKAIARIRNTGAVTVYDVVDEDDRPWIVMELVEGKSLAEAVREDGLLTPRRAAEVGLAVLDVLRSAHREGILHRDVKPSNVLIAEDGRVVLTDFGIAQVEGDPSITSTGMLVGAPSYISPERARGHKPGPAADMWSLGGLIYAAVEGVPPYDKGSAIATLTAVMTEAVDPPENAGPLLEKVIYGLLAKDPEQRLDDASARALLQEVINSPDGAADRRPEDPADATKVVPLPPVPPVPAQGAGTSGGRKGEEAAERLKGAFRSVRKKAAAAATSRGAGAAAAGGATALGGSATGRGTGGGAPATGSPAGAPPGTPAPGAVGGAVAPGNRTTGTSTGTGVPARPTTGPAATRATAAGSGTGAVTGLGAGAGTGAASGVGAGMNSAAAGGGSPHGAHVPAQPGTPPGTPPRPPARAPLTDVVPRRTLVIIAVVVVLAVLGTVLAFALNGDEGDKGGKGTGTSASSGASAGGEGKGKDADDEKSGGSGSGKDDGAKGDQGEGQGSGKDDGAGQGAPIGGDGKEKGKGKGRGDGAETTHKHPQGFSIGLPKGWSFKSTDRAGARFTGPDDQRLLVGWTTTPKDNPVADWKNQESGMRRAAYKRIRIEKVDFRGWLTADWEFTYVDGGTKYRSVDRGFVVNGGLGYGLMYTSKADRWDDDQRRDTWRTFTRTFEPKK, translated from the coding sequence ATGTCGGAGGCGGAGCAGACGGGCGGGGCCCGTCAGGATCAGAGCGCGCGTCTCCTCGCGGGCCGGTACCGGCTCGGTGACGTGCTCGGCCGGGGCGGCATGGGCACGGTCTGGCGGGCGAAGGACGAGACGCTGGGCCGCACGGTCGCCGTGAAGGAGCTGCGCTTCCCTTCCAGCATCGACGACGAGGAGAAGCGGCGCCTCATCACCCGCACCCTCCGCGAGGCCAAGGCGATCGCCCGGATCCGCAACACCGGCGCGGTGACGGTCTATGACGTGGTCGACGAGGACGACCGGCCGTGGATCGTGATGGAGCTCGTCGAGGGCAAGTCCCTCGCCGAGGCCGTCCGCGAGGACGGGCTGCTCACACCGCGGCGTGCGGCCGAGGTCGGGCTCGCCGTGCTCGACGTGCTGCGCTCCGCGCACCGCGAGGGCATCCTGCACCGCGATGTGAAGCCGTCCAACGTCCTCATCGCCGAGGACGGCCGGGTGGTCCTCACCGACTTCGGCATCGCCCAGGTCGAGGGCGACCCGTCCATCACCTCGACGGGCATGCTCGTCGGCGCGCCCTCGTACATCTCGCCGGAGCGGGCGCGCGGCCACAAGCCCGGCCCAGCGGCCGACATGTGGTCGCTCGGCGGGTTGATCTACGCGGCGGTGGAGGGCGTGCCGCCGTACGACAAGGGTTCGGCCATCGCCACGCTCACCGCCGTCATGACCGAGGCGGTCGACCCTCCGGAGAACGCCGGTCCGTTGCTGGAGAAGGTCATCTACGGCCTGCTCGCCAAGGACCCCGAGCAGCGGCTCGACGACGCGAGCGCGCGGGCCCTGCTCCAGGAAGTGATCAACTCCCCGGACGGCGCGGCGGACAGGCGCCCCGAGGACCCGGCGGACGCCACGAAGGTCGTGCCCCTGCCGCCGGTGCCTCCCGTGCCCGCACAGGGTGCCGGGACCTCCGGCGGCCGTAAGGGCGAGGAGGCGGCGGAGCGGCTGAAGGGCGCGTTCCGTTCGGTGCGCAAGAAGGCGGCCGCGGCGGCGACGTCCCGGGGCGCGGGAGCCGCGGCGGCCGGTGGTGCCACGGCACTCGGCGGTTCCGCCACGGGCCGGGGCACGGGCGGCGGCGCGCCCGCGACGGGTTCCCCGGCCGGAGCCCCGCCCGGAACCCCGGCGCCCGGAGCCGTGGGCGGAGCGGTCGCTCCGGGGAACCGTACGACGGGCACGAGCACCGGCACCGGTGTTCCGGCACGGCCCACGACGGGCCCGGCGGCGACGCGTGCCACCGCGGCGGGCTCCGGCACGGGCGCGGTCACCGGCCTCGGCGCCGGTGCTGGTACCGGTGCCGCTTCCGGTGTCGGTGCCGGGATGAACTCCGCCGCCGCGGGGGGCGGTTCCCCGCACGGCGCCCACGTGCCCGCCCAGCCCGGGACGCCGCCCGGCACACCGCCCAGACCGCCCGCCAGGGCGCCGCTCACGGACGTGGTGCCCCGGCGCACGCTGGTGATCATCGCGGTGGTCGTCGTGCTCGCCGTGCTCGGCACGGTGCTCGCCTTCGCGCTCAACGGCGACGAGGGCGACAAGGGCGGCAAGGGCACCGGCACCTCCGCCTCCAGCGGCGCGAGCGCGGGCGGCGAGGGCAAGGGCAAGGACGCGGACGACGAGAAGTCCGGCGGTTCCGGCTCGGGCAAGGACGACGGCGCCAAGGGCGACCAGGGCGAGGGCCAGGGTTCCGGCAAGGACGACGGCGCGGGCCAGGGCGCCCCCATCGGCGGGGACGGCAAGGAAAAGGGCAAGGGCAAGGGCAGGGGCGACGGCGCCGAGACGACGCACAAGCACCCGCAGGGCTTCTCGATCGGCCTGCCCAAGGGATGGTCGTTCAAGAGCACGGACCGCGCGGGCGCGCGCTTCACCGGCCCGGACGACCAGCGGCTGCTCGTCGGCTGGACCACCACGCCCAAGGACAACCCGGTGGCCGACTGGAAGAACCAGGAGTCGGGCATGCGCCGGGCGGCGTACAAGCGGATCCGAATAGAGAAGGTGGACTTCCGCGGCTGGCTCACGGCCGACTGGGAGTTCACCTACGTCGACGGCGGCACCAAGTACCGCTCGGTCGACCGCGGCTTCGTGGTCAACGGCGGTCTCGGCTACGGACTGATGTACACGTCGAAGGCCGACCGCTGGGACGATGACCAGCGCCGGGACACCTGGCGGACGTTCA